In a genomic window of Oreochromis aureus strain Israel breed Guangdong linkage group 13, ZZ_aureus, whole genome shotgun sequence:
- the grem2a gene encoding gremlin-2 produces MKRMLWRITIPVILAGVLCITAETKKSRPQGAIPSPYKSKGNLSADRHHRLLQQKPEVLSSSREALVVTERRYLRRDWCKTQPLRQTISEEGCRSRTVVNRFCYGQCNSFYIPRHMGPSSSQGQSRGQTSGSGRKNHNKAQEPFQSCSFCRPHRITQLTVQLDCPDLQPPFRHRKVQRVKQCRCMSVDVSGHGKL; encoded by the coding sequence AATGCTGTGGAGAATAACTATCCCTGTCATACTGGCTGGGGTGctctgcatcactgcagagaCCAAAAAGTCCCGTCCTCAGGGAGCCATCCCATCTCCATACAAGTCCAAAGGGAACCTGTCCGCGGACCGTCACCACCGATTGCTTCAGCAGAAACCAGAGGTGCTATCCTCTAGCCGGGAAGCCTTGGTTGTGACAGAGCGCCGTTACCTCCGCAGAGACTGGTGCAAGACCCAACCTCTTCGTCAGACAATCAGTGAGGAGGGCTGCCGCAGCCGCACTGTGGTCAACCGTTTTTGCTATGGCCAGTGTAACTCCTTCTACATACCACGGCATATGGGTCCCAGCTCGAGTCAGGGACAGAGTCGAGGCCAAACCTCAGGCTCGGGAAgaaaaaaccacaacaaagcCCAGGAGCCATTTCAGTCCTGCTCCTTCTGTAGGCCACATCGCATCACACAGCTCACAGTGCAGCTAGACTGCCCAGACCTGCAGCCCCCTTTCAGACACCGCAAGGTGCAGAGAGTCAAACAGTGTCGCTGCATGTCTGTGGATGTGAGCGGCCATGGGAAACTGTGA